The following are encoded in a window of Bradyrhizobium sp. WBOS07 genomic DNA:
- a CDS encoding ATP-binding protein, translating to MGRTFRIKVRMRRFRRQHPRIAFAIRSFMIFSATFGGAYGFVSGSRSDTSGYDPHTFAIGASFLFALACLGLATLSMRLRFVGKRLRTLAAHNEALIDRNWELKEAEERARSLFEQQGDLIVLRDTDGRITFANEAYCALAGQTRAALVGTRFDFDVLEQGDSARESNGTRIHDQKIATPLGARWIAWREGYVRLDAGQPAELQSVGRDVTDRTETERALSEARDQADAANRAKSRFLAMASHEIRTPLNGIIGMGGLLLDTHLTPEQATYAKAVKTSGEALMALIEELLDYSKIEAGKLDLEQRPFALSVLIEEITELLAPRAQAKSLEIAAYVDERLPLEVVGDAARLRQVLLNLAGNAIKFTAQGGVALIVEPGIWPNEISFLVRDTGIGIAPEARQRIFREFEQADERVARTYGGTGLGLAISERIVKRMGGRITLESAPGKGSTFEIAVPLPAPQGSAGQTAFPNPDLAGKSILLVADGIEAALIARRLERWGGQTCLVADAAVAEALLPERSWHAVLIDRAIGPAMADHLGEMARAHALQRLVLLTSSSRHEELSPAFTGFLVKPLRAASLAARLALTPEIASPELAPEPAAEAAGATQAKGLSILVAEDNEINALLMRSLLTKLGHRVVIAVHGEAALESWLAASSAGTPYDLVLMDIQMPQLDGIEATKRIRAHEAAAGSHHTPILALTANTLVEDRYACFEAGMTGFLIKPLDRDKLDEALRGLTASQRLGLIGNLAGTRA from the coding sequence ATGGGTCGGACGTTCCGGATCAAGGTGCGCATGCGCCGTTTCAGGCGGCAGCACCCCCGCATTGCCTTCGCGATCCGCTCCTTCATGATCTTCTCGGCGACCTTCGGCGGCGCCTATGGCTTCGTGTCCGGCAGCCGGTCCGACACCTCCGGCTACGATCCCCACACCTTTGCGATCGGCGCGAGCTTCCTGTTCGCGCTCGCCTGCCTCGGGCTTGCGACGCTGAGCATGCGCCTGCGCTTCGTGGGCAAGCGGCTGCGTACGCTTGCCGCCCACAACGAAGCCCTGATCGACCGCAATTGGGAGCTGAAGGAAGCGGAAGAACGCGCCCGCAGCCTGTTCGAGCAGCAGGGCGACCTCATCGTGCTGCGCGACACCGATGGCCGCATCACCTTCGCCAACGAGGCCTATTGCGCTCTCGCGGGACAGACGCGCGCCGCGCTGGTCGGCACGCGTTTCGATTTCGACGTGCTGGAGCAGGGCGACAGCGCGCGCGAGAGCAACGGCACCCGGATCCACGACCAGAAGATCGCAACCCCGCTCGGCGCGCGCTGGATCGCCTGGCGCGAGGGCTATGTCCGCCTCGATGCCGGCCAGCCCGCCGAATTGCAGAGCGTGGGGCGCGACGTCACCGATCGCACCGAAACCGAACGCGCCTTGTCCGAGGCGCGCGACCAGGCCGACGCCGCCAACCGCGCCAAATCGCGTTTCCTGGCGATGGCCTCGCACGAGATCCGCACGCCGCTCAACGGCATCATCGGCATGGGCGGCCTCCTGCTCGACACCCATCTGACGCCGGAGCAGGCGACCTATGCCAAGGCGGTCAAGACCTCCGGTGAAGCCTTGATGGCGCTGATCGAGGAATTGCTCGACTATTCCAAGATCGAGGCCGGCAAGCTCGATCTCGAGCAGCGTCCCTTCGCGCTCTCGGTCCTGATCGAGGAGATCACCGAGCTGCTTGCTCCGCGCGCGCAGGCGAAATCGCTCGAGATCGCCGCCTATGTCGACGAGCGCCTGCCGCTGGAGGTGGTCGGCGACGCCGCACGGCTGCGCCAGGTGCTGCTCAACCTCGCGGGCAACGCCATCAAGTTCACCGCTCAAGGCGGCGTCGCGCTGATCGTCGAGCCCGGCATCTGGCCGAACGAGATCAGCTTCCTGGTCCGCGACACCGGCATCGGCATCGCGCCGGAGGCACGGCAGCGGATCTTCCGCGAATTCGAGCAGGCCGACGAGCGCGTCGCCCGCACCTATGGCGGCACCGGGCTCGGCCTTGCCATCAGCGAGCGCATCGTCAAGCGCATGGGCGGCCGCATCACGCTCGAAAGCGCGCCGGGCAAAGGCTCGACCTTCGAGATCGCCGTGCCGCTTCCGGCCCCGCAAGGCAGCGCGGGACAGACGGCCTTTCCAAACCCGGACCTTGCCGGCAAATCGATCCTCCTCGTCGCCGACGGCATCGAAGCCGCGCTGATCGCGCGGCGCCTGGAGCGCTGGGGCGGCCAGACCTGTCTGGTTGCGGACGCGGCGGTTGCCGAAGCGCTGCTGCCGGAACGCTCTTGGCACGCGGTGCTGATCGATCGCGCAATCGGTCCTGCGATGGCCGACCATCTGGGTGAAATGGCCCGCGCACATGCGCTGCAGCGTCTCGTGCTGCTGACGTCGAGCTCGCGCCACGAAGAACTGTCGCCGGCCTTCACCGGGTTCCTGGTGAAGCCGCTGCGGGCGGCCTCGCTCGCCGCGCGTCTCGCGCTGACGCCGGAGATCGCATCGCCCGAACTCGCGCCGGAACCGGCAGCTGAAGCTGCCGGCGCCACACAAGCGAAGGGCCTCTCGATTCTCGTCGCCGAGGATAACGAGATCAACGCGCTGCTGATGCGCTCGCTGCTGACGAAACTCGGCCACCGCGTCGTCATCGCCGTCCACGGCGAGGCCGCGCTGGAATCGTGGCTCGCCGCTTCGTCGGCCGGCACGCCCTATGATCTCGTGCTGATGGATATCCAGATGCCGCAGCTCGACGGCATCGAGGCGACGAAGCGTATCCGCGCGCATGAGGCCGCCGCCGGCAGCCATCACACACCGATCCTCGCGCTCACCGCCAATACGCTGGTGGAGGATCGCTACGCCTGCTTCGAGGCAGGCATGACCGGATTTCTGATCAAGCCGCTGGATCGCGACAAGCTCGACGAAGCGCTGAGAGGGCTCACGGCATCACAACGGCTCGGTCTGATCGGGAACCTGGCGGGAACCCGGGCCTAG
- a CDS encoding histidine phosphatase family protein, with product MNVLCRLALIVVLAGFSRHAAADTPELVASLKQGGFVLIFRHTATDDSQKDIYPFKFDDMSAQRQLSDKGRDMARQIGAAVKELAIPVGDVYTSRLNRAIEAGKLISGREVKPVDALTDSSNASASGMANPTGANAKAGQAVRQLVDAPPKAGTNTLLVTHKTNIADAFGKEAGNVEEGEAFVYKTNGSGPAAFAGRIKIADWTAKPGK from the coding sequence ATGAACGTGCTTTGCCGCCTCGCATTGATTGTTGTTCTCGCCGGTTTCTCCCGACACGCCGCGGCCGATACGCCGGAACTCGTCGCCTCGCTCAAGCAAGGCGGCTTCGTCCTGATATTTCGACACACCGCCACCGACGACAGCCAAAAGGATATCTACCCGTTCAAGTTCGACGATATGAGCGCCCAGCGTCAGCTCAGCGACAAGGGCAGGGACATGGCGCGCCAGATCGGGGCGGCGGTCAAGGAACTCGCGATCCCCGTCGGCGATGTCTACACCAGCCGGCTGAACCGCGCGATCGAGGCCGGCAAGCTGATCTCCGGCCGCGAGGTCAAGCCGGTTGATGCGTTGACGGACAGCAGCAATGCCAGCGCGTCGGGAATGGCGAACCCGACCGGCGCCAATGCAAAGGCCGGCCAGGCCGTGCGTCAGCTGGTCGATGCGCCGCCGAAGGCGGGCACCAACACGTTACTGGTCACTCACAAGACCAACATCGCCGATGCCTTTGGCAAGGAGGCCGGCAACGTCGAGGAAGGCGAGGCCTTCGTCTACAAGACCAACGGCTCCGGGCCCGCCGCGTTCGCGGGACGCATCAAGATCGCGGATTGGACTGCGAAGCCCGGTAAGTGA
- a CDS encoding AI-2E family transporter translates to MRTSEDRSFLVWLGVITLAFGWLLWPFSGALLWATLLAIIFAPVYRRFLEGLPEWRNLAALSTVIVVVVLVLIPVGIVIASLVDQGGELYQRIQAGEINLAHPLQQLKAALPDWAASISDRLAGIDLSALKERLSGLVVPAGQQLAGHAINIGQLTLEFVASLLVMLYLLFFFLRDGDELSQRIRSALPLRAGQTAEILDAFILAVRGTIKGIILVALIQGALGGLIFWLLGLTAPLLAGAIMALLSLLPVLGSALVWVPAALYLLVAGAVTKGIILLAFGTFVIGLADNFLRPVLVGQSIRMPSYVVLLATLGGLATFGANGFVIGPLVAAMFLTAWNIYVGSKERLKVQE, encoded by the coding sequence GTGAGAACATCGGAAGACCGCTCATTCCTCGTCTGGCTCGGCGTCATCACCCTCGCGTTCGGATGGCTGCTTTGGCCGTTCTCCGGCGCCTTGCTGTGGGCCACGCTGCTGGCGATCATCTTCGCGCCGGTCTATCGCCGCTTCCTGGAAGGGCTTCCGGAATGGCGCAATCTTGCCGCGCTTTCCACCGTCATCGTGGTGGTCGTCCTGGTCCTGATCCCGGTCGGGATCGTGATCGCTTCGCTCGTCGACCAGGGCGGCGAGCTATATCAGCGCATTCAGGCCGGCGAGATCAATCTGGCTCATCCCCTGCAGCAACTGAAAGCCGCGCTGCCGGACTGGGCCGCGTCCATCTCGGATCGCCTGGCCGGCATTGACCTCTCGGCGCTGAAAGAACGCCTGTCCGGCCTGGTGGTCCCGGCCGGCCAGCAGCTGGCCGGGCATGCGATCAACATCGGCCAGCTGACGCTGGAGTTCGTCGCGAGCCTGCTGGTGATGCTGTATCTGCTGTTCTTCTTCCTGCGCGACGGCGACGAGCTGAGCCAGCGCATCCGCAGCGCGCTGCCGCTGCGCGCGGGCCAGACCGCCGAGATCCTGGACGCGTTCATCCTGGCGGTTCGCGGGACCATCAAGGGGATCATATTGGTTGCGCTGATCCAGGGCGCACTTGGCGGGCTGATCTTCTGGCTGCTTGGCCTGACTGCACCGCTGCTGGCCGGCGCCATCATGGCGCTGTTGTCGCTTCTGCCCGTGCTCGGCTCCGCCCTGGTCTGGGTTCCGGCTGCCCTCTATTTGCTGGTGGCGGGCGCCGTAACCAAGGGAATCATCCTGCTCGCTTTCGGGACCTTCGTCATCGGCCTCGCCGATAATTTTCTGCGCCCGGTTCTGGTCGGCCAGTCGATCCGGATGCCGAGCTATGTCGTGCTGCTGGCGACGCTGGGCGGCCTTGCGACCTTCGGAGCCAACGGTTTCGTCATCGGCCCGCTCGTCGCCGCCATGTTCCTGACGGCGTGGAACATCTACGTCGGCTCGAAAGAACGCCTGAAGGTCCAGGAATGA